CTGATCCAAAACCACAAAGGCCATTGTGAGGAGAATGCACATGTCGAACGCTCTCACCGCACCGATGACGATGAATTCTACATCCCCAGAGCGCTTGCTATTCACAGCGAGCGGGATTTGCTCGATGAAGCCCTGGGCTATCTCTACTACTACAACAACGTGCGAGAACACTCCTCTCTGGGCTACCAAACACCCTTTGCCCACCTCAAGGAGCAACTGCCAGAGATCGATGAGAACATCAGGTTGGTCGTACCTTTTATGCTCGACAAAGTCGCCGTTGAACTAGGCCCTTGGAGTGGATACCATGTGCTGGCACAGCACCCCCTGTGCCCGCCTCTCTTTGGGGTGGCGATCACGGAAAGAGAGCTCCA
This portion of the Chloroflexota bacterium genome encodes:
- a CDS encoding transposase, giving the protein LIQNHKGHCEENAHVERSHRTDDDEFYIPRALAIHSERDLLDEALGYLYYYNNVREHSSLGYQTPFAHLKEQLPEIDENIRLVVPFMLDKVAVELGPWSGYHVLAQHPLCPPLFGVAITERELQIAVE